A genomic segment from Stenotrophomonas maltophilia encodes:
- the ccmC gene encoding heme ABC transporter permease CcmC, whose protein sequence is MNPIVRWFHQLGSPPTFDRFAARWSRVFYLAAVPVLLVGMWQALLVVPPEAKQLDSFRILYIHVPSAWMSLFVFALMALYAAIALIWRIKVCEILAMACAPMGAGFTLITLLTGSIWGKGTWGTWWDWDPRMTSELVLLFLYLGVIGLYHAIEDRRSAARAAGLLAIVGVSLLPVIRYSVDWWGGLHQRQSINVFGESAISSAMIAPLWWMVIGTKFWFAGSVLAKARADNLDREAGKAWVGGRVDAERPAREAQP, encoded by the coding sequence ATGAATCCGATTGTCCGCTGGTTCCACCAACTCGGTTCGCCTCCCACGTTCGACCGTTTCGCTGCCCGCTGGTCGCGGGTGTTCTACCTGGCTGCGGTGCCGGTGCTGCTGGTCGGCATGTGGCAGGCGCTGCTGGTGGTGCCGCCGGAAGCCAAGCAGCTGGACAGCTTCCGCATCCTCTACATCCACGTGCCCAGTGCCTGGATGAGCCTGTTCGTGTTCGCGCTGATGGCGCTGTATGCGGCCATCGCGCTGATCTGGCGGATCAAGGTCTGCGAGATTCTGGCCATGGCCTGCGCGCCGATGGGCGCCGGCTTCACCCTGATCACCCTGTTGACCGGCAGCATCTGGGGCAAGGGCACCTGGGGCACCTGGTGGGACTGGGACCCGCGCATGACCAGCGAACTGGTGCTGCTGTTCCTGTACCTGGGCGTGATCGGCCTGTACCACGCGATCGAGGACCGCCGCAGCGCAGCGCGCGCAGCCGGCCTGCTGGCCATCGTCGGTGTCAGCCTGCTGCCGGTGATCCGCTATTCGGTGGACTGGTGGGGCGGCCTGCACCAGCGCCAGTCGATCAACGTGTTCGGTGAATCGGCGATCAGCAGCGCGATGATCGCGCCGCTGTGGTGGATGGTGATCGGCACCAAGTTCTGGTTCGCCGGTTCGGTGCTGGCCAAGGCCCGCGCCGACAATCTCGACCGCGAGGCCGGCAAGGCCTGGGTCGGTGGTCGCGTCGATGCCGAACGCCCGGCCCGGGAGGCCCAGCCATGA
- a CDS encoding DsbE family thiol:disulfide interchange protein, translating to MSESPAPRPSRPLPPVAIVIGVLFFFGLLGLMIYGVMKSGDPQRDVLPSALIDKPAPAFALPVLHDPEMIVHSDDLRGAPYLLNVWGSWCAACREEHPVLTRFAESKRVRVIGYNWKDDPTDALHWLEQLGNPFMVVLSDVEGRTAIDWGVTAAPETFLIDGSGIVRWKYSGAMTQRVVDEKLIPALQKIEKAQGSAGNPLHTAP from the coding sequence ATGTCCGAGTCCCCCGCCCCGCGTCCCTCCCGCCCGCTGCCGCCGGTAGCCATCGTGATCGGCGTGCTGTTCTTCTTTGGCCTGCTCGGGCTGATGATCTACGGGGTGATGAAATCGGGTGACCCGCAGCGCGACGTACTGCCGTCGGCACTGATCGACAAGCCGGCGCCGGCATTCGCGCTGCCGGTGCTGCACGACCCGGAAATGATCGTGCACAGCGACGACCTGCGCGGCGCGCCCTACCTGCTGAACGTGTGGGGCAGCTGGTGCGCGGCCTGCCGCGAGGAACACCCGGTGCTGACCCGCTTCGCCGAAAGCAAGCGCGTGCGCGTGATCGGCTACAACTGGAAGGACGACCCGACTGACGCGCTGCACTGGCTGGAGCAGCTGGGCAACCCGTTCATGGTCGTGCTCAGCGACGTCGAGGGCCGTACCGCGATCGACTGGGGCGTGACCGCCGCGCCGGAAACCTTCCTGATCGATGGCAGCGGCATCGTGCGCTGGAAGTACAGCGGCGCGATGACCCAGCGCGTGGTCGACGAGAAGCTGATCCCGGCGCTGCAGAAAATCGAGAAGGCCCAGGGCAGTGCCGGCAACCCCCTGCATACGGCGCCCTGA
- a CDS encoding heme exporter protein CcmD, whose amino-acid sequence MTHLPYVIGAYAVFVLVLGADALGSWLRLRVARRLALARQQRQQTRASKQEAAAPLSTELER is encoded by the coding sequence ATGACCCACCTGCCCTATGTGATCGGCGCCTACGCCGTGTTCGTGCTGGTGCTGGGCGCCGACGCGCTCGGCTCGTGGCTGCGCCTGCGCGTGGCGCGCCGCCTGGCCCTGGCCCGGCAGCAGCGCCAGCAGACCCGCGCCAGCAAGCAGGAGGCCGCCGCGCCGCTGTCGACGGAGCTGGAACGATGA
- the ccmB gene encoding heme exporter protein CcmB, with the protein MIAPGTEPGLWQTAGALLKRDLRLLWRRRGDALQPLLFAVLVVVLFALAQGREPQLLAATAGAVLWLAVLLAGQLSLDSLFRSDAEDGSLEQWLLAPVPLAWLVLVRVLLHWATTALPLIVVSPLLAEMLHLPHDQLPMLLASLLLGTPLLSLIGGVVAALTVGIRRSGILVALLSLPLYVPVLVFGAGSLAAAGRGQDPVGALLMLGAGLLVALVLAPLATAAAIRISLS; encoded by the coding sequence ATGATCGCGCCGGGCACCGAACCGGGCCTGTGGCAGACCGCGGGCGCCCTGCTCAAGCGCGACCTGCGCCTGCTCTGGCGCCGCCGCGGCGACGCGCTGCAGCCGCTGCTGTTCGCGGTGCTGGTGGTGGTGCTGTTCGCGCTGGCCCAGGGCCGCGAACCGCAACTGCTGGCCGCCACTGCCGGCGCGGTGTTGTGGCTGGCCGTGCTGCTGGCGGGGCAGCTGTCGCTGGATTCGCTGTTCCGTTCCGACGCCGAAGATGGCTCGCTGGAACAGTGGCTGCTGGCGCCGGTGCCGCTGGCCTGGCTGGTACTGGTGCGCGTGCTGCTGCATTGGGCCACCACCGCGCTGCCGCTGATCGTGGTCAGCCCGCTGCTGGCCGAAATGCTGCATCTGCCGCATGACCAGCTGCCGATGTTGCTGGCATCGTTGCTACTGGGCACGCCGTTGCTGAGCCTGATCGGTGGCGTGGTCGCTGCACTGACCGTTGGCATCCGACGCTCTGGTATTCTCGTGGCGCTGCTGTCGTTGCCGCTGTACGTGCCGGTGCTGGTGTTCGGTGCAGGCAGCCTGGCGGCAGCCGGACGCGGGCAGGATCCGGTCGGTGCGCTGCTGATGCTGGGCGCCGGCCTGCTGGTCGCGCTGGTGCTGGCGCCGCTGGCCACTGCCGCTGCAATACGTATTTCTCTGAGTTGA
- a CDS encoding heme lyase CcmF/NrfE family subunit — translation MLPELGQILLLCALLASLLQAGLPLVGAHRNNPAWMAVARPAAFAQLLLVAGAFAVLTAAFVQQDFSVRYVAENSNSLLPMIYRYSAVWGAHEGSLLMWALVLALWTGAVALFSRHLPAPVQARVLAVMGVVSVGFLAFLIFTSNPFLRLNPAPLEGRDLNPLLQDPGLIIHPPMLYLGYVGFAVPFAFAVAALLEGRVDARWLRWTRPWTNVAWGFLTLGIALGSWWAYYELGWGGWWFWDPVENASFMPWLVGAALIHSQAVTEKRGTFGSWTLLLAIAAFALSLLGTFLVRSGVLTSVHSFAADPSRGLFILVFLSVLVGGSLLLYALRASQLSVDADDPRRGFTATSRETLLLANNLLLATACAMVLLGTLYPLLADALSLGKISVGPPYFGSLFLLLMAPMILLLPFGPLVKWQRDQPSRAFALLAPWLGLALLLGALAWWRAPQNGWKAGIGVAAAAWVALGTARFVWQRLRGNGRFTAEMLGMIVAHTGIAVFLAGALLVEALNVQREVALAPGQQLVVGRHEVRFEGVDHREGPNFIADRGHLRVFRDSRELALLHPEKRQYASGGQVMTEAGIDARFDGDVYVALGEPLGNNAWAVRVHIKPFVRWIWLGALLMALGGFITAADRRFRRP, via the coding sequence GTGCTGCCCGAACTGGGTCAGATCCTGCTGTTGTGCGCGCTGCTGGCCTCGCTGCTGCAGGCAGGCCTGCCGCTGGTGGGTGCCCATCGCAACAACCCGGCCTGGATGGCGGTGGCACGACCGGCCGCCTTCGCACAGCTGCTGCTGGTCGCCGGCGCGTTCGCGGTGCTCACCGCCGCATTCGTGCAGCAGGATTTCTCGGTGCGCTACGTGGCCGAGAACTCCAATTCGCTGCTGCCGATGATCTACCGCTATTCGGCGGTGTGGGGCGCGCACGAAGGCTCGCTGCTGATGTGGGCGCTGGTACTGGCGCTGTGGACCGGCGCGGTGGCGCTGTTCTCGCGGCACCTGCCGGCACCGGTGCAGGCGCGCGTGCTGGCGGTGATGGGCGTGGTCAGCGTCGGCTTCCTCGCCTTCCTGATCTTCACCTCCAATCCGTTCCTGCGCCTGAACCCGGCGCCGCTGGAAGGTCGCGACCTCAATCCGCTGCTGCAGGACCCGGGGCTGATCATCCACCCGCCGATGCTGTACCTGGGCTATGTCGGCTTTGCGGTGCCGTTCGCGTTCGCGGTGGCGGCACTGCTGGAAGGCCGCGTCGATGCACGCTGGCTGCGCTGGACGCGGCCATGGACCAACGTCGCCTGGGGCTTCCTGACCCTGGGCATCGCATTGGGCAGCTGGTGGGCCTATTACGAGCTGGGCTGGGGCGGCTGGTGGTTCTGGGACCCGGTGGAGAACGCCAGCTTCATGCCATGGCTGGTCGGTGCGGCATTGATCCACTCGCAGGCCGTCACTGAAAAGCGCGGCACCTTCGGCAGCTGGACGCTGTTGCTGGCGATCGCCGCCTTCGCGCTGTCGCTGCTCGGCACCTTCCTGGTGCGCTCCGGCGTGCTGACCAGCGTGCATTCGTTCGCCGCCGATCCCTCGCGCGGCCTGTTCATCCTGGTCTTCCTGTCGGTGCTGGTGGGCGGCAGCCTGCTGCTGTACGCCCTGCGCGCCAGCCAGCTGAGCGTGGACGCCGATGACCCACGCCGTGGCTTCACCGCCACCTCGCGCGAGACCCTGCTGCTGGCCAACAACCTGCTGCTGGCCACCGCCTGCGCGATGGTGCTGCTCGGCACGCTGTACCCGCTGCTGGCCGACGCGCTGTCGCTGGGCAAGATCTCGGTCGGCCCGCCCTACTTCGGCAGCCTGTTCCTGCTGCTGATGGCACCGATGATCCTGCTGCTGCCGTTCGGCCCGCTGGTGAAATGGCAGCGTGACCAGCCCTCGCGTGCCTTTGCGCTGCTGGCACCGTGGCTGGGCCTGGCACTGCTGCTGGGCGCGCTGGCCTGGTGGCGGGCGCCGCAGAACGGCTGGAAGGCGGGTATCGGCGTGGCCGCGGCGGCCTGGGTCGCGCTCGGCACCGCCCGCTTCGTCTGGCAGCGACTGCGCGGCAATGGCCGCTTCACCGCCGAAATGCTCGGCATGATCGTCGCCCACACCGGCATTGCCGTGTTCCTGGCTGGCGCGCTGCTGGTGGAGGCGCTGAACGTGCAGCGCGAAGTGGCGCTGGCACCAGGCCAGCAGCTGGTGGTCGGTCGCCACGAAGTGCGCTTCGAGGGCGTGGACCATCGCGAAGGCCCCAACTTCATCGCCGACCGCGGCCACCTGCGCGTGTTCCGCGACAGCCGCGAGCTGGCCCTGCTGCATCCGGAGAAGCGCCAATACGCCAGCGGCGGCCAGGTGATGACCGAGGCCGGCATCGATGCACGCTTCGACGGCGATGTCTACGTGGCATTGGGCGAGCCGCTGGGCAACAATGCATGGGCGGTCCGGGTGCACATCAAGCCGTTCGTGCGCTGGATCTGGCTGGGCGCGCTGTTGATGGCCCTGGGCGGATTCATCACCGCCGCCGATCGCCGTTTCCGTCGTCCGTAG
- the ccmA gene encoding heme ABC exporter ATP-binding protein CcmA: MFGPLDFHVDAGEALLVQGGNGAGKTTLLRVLAGLARPGAGQVRIDGKPASNAERARYVAYLSHLPALKPDLGTLENLHFLCGLHGRRARQMPGNALAIVGLAGYEDTLVRHLSAGQKRRLALARIWLSPAPLWLLDEPYANLDLEGITLVNRMISAHLRAGGAALVTTHGAYAAPPVRTRQLDLGGAA, encoded by the coding sequence GTGTTCGGCCCGCTGGACTTCCATGTGGACGCTGGCGAAGCCCTGCTGGTGCAGGGCGGCAATGGCGCCGGCAAGACCACCCTGCTGCGCGTGCTGGCCGGCCTGGCCCGGCCGGGTGCCGGCCAGGTACGGATCGACGGCAAGCCGGCCAGCAATGCCGAGCGCGCGCGCTACGTCGCCTATCTCAGCCACCTGCCGGCCCTGAAACCGGACCTCGGCACGCTGGAAAACCTGCATTTCCTGTGTGGCCTGCACGGCCGCCGTGCGCGGCAGATGCCCGGCAACGCGCTGGCCATCGTCGGCCTGGCCGGTTACGAGGACACTCTGGTACGGCATCTGTCGGCCGGACAGAAGCGGCGGTTGGCACTGGCGCGCATCTGGCTGTCGCCGGCGCCGCTGTGGCTGCTCGACGAACCCTACGCCAATCTCGACCTGGAGGGCATCACCCTGGTCAACCGGATGATTTCGGCGCACCTGCGCGCCGGTGGCGCAGCGCTGGTCACCACCCACGGCGCCTACGCCGCACCGCCGGTGCGTACCCGCCAGCTCGACCTCGGCGGTGCCGCATGA
- a CDS encoding amidohydrolase: protein MQDLRISLVQGDTRWHDPAGNREYYGALLAPLAGNTDLVILPETFTSGFSNDAIAQAEGMDGPTVAWVREQAKALNAAVIGSVQLREGEGVYNRLLFATPDGGLQYYDKRHLFRYGGEHERYAAGRERLSVEWKGWRINPQVCYDLRFPVFCRNRFNVERPQQLDFDLQIFVANWPSARAYAWKTLLRARAIENLCFVAAVNRIGVDGNQLHYAGDSAVLDFLGQPQVEIREREQVVTTTISAEALAAHRARFPAMLDADAFHLDEQA, encoded by the coding sequence ATGCAGGACCTGCGCATTTCCCTTGTCCAGGGTGACACCCGCTGGCATGACCCGGCGGGCAACCGTGAGTACTACGGCGCGCTGCTGGCACCGCTGGCTGGCAACACCGATCTGGTGATCCTGCCGGAGACCTTCACCAGTGGTTTCTCCAACGACGCCATCGCCCAGGCCGAAGGCATGGACGGTCCGACCGTGGCCTGGGTGCGTGAACAGGCCAAGGCCTTGAACGCGGCGGTGATCGGCAGCGTGCAGCTGCGCGAGGGCGAGGGCGTCTACAACCGCCTGCTGTTCGCCACGCCTGATGGCGGGCTGCAGTACTACGACAAGCGGCACCTGTTCCGCTACGGCGGCGAGCACGAGCGCTATGCCGCCGGCCGTGAGCGCCTGAGCGTGGAATGGAAGGGCTGGCGGATCAATCCGCAGGTCTGTTACGACCTGCGTTTCCCGGTGTTTTGCCGCAACCGCTTCAATGTGGAGCGTCCGCAGCAGCTGGATTTCGACCTTCAGATCTTCGTCGCCAACTGGCCGTCGGCACGCGCCTATGCGTGGAAGACCCTGCTGCGTGCGCGGGCGATCGAGAACCTGTGCTTCGTGGCGGCGGTGAACCGCATCGGCGTCGATGGCAACCAGCTGCACTACGCCGGCGACAGCGCAGTGCTGGATTTCCTTGGCCAGCCGCAGGTGGAGATCCGCGAGCGCGAACAGGTAGTCACCACCACCATCTCGGCCGAGGCGCTGGCCGCGCACCGCGCGCGTTTCCCGGCGATGCTCGATGCCGATGCCTTCCACCTGGACGAACAGGCCTGA
- a CDS encoding pyridoxal phosphate-dependent aminotransferase encodes MQPTTKLPKVGTTIFTVMSQLAAEHGAVNLGQGFPDFSAPQRLIDETAKAMAAGLNQYPPMTGVAPLRQAIAQKALDCYGAQVDADSEITVTSGGTEAIFNAIHAVVRAGEEVIVLDPAYDCYEPAIDLAGARAVHVSLDPQTFAVDWDRVRAAITPRTRMLIVNTPHNPSGAMLSAQDMQALAELLRGTQIYLISDEVYEHIIYDGRRHESALRYPELRERAFVISSFGKTYHCTGWKIGYAIAPPALTAEFRKVHQYNTFTSFGPAQYGFAAMIRDEPEHHLELGAFYQAKRDRFREQLAGTRLKALPVPGGYFQLVDYSAISDLPDHEFVKWLTIEKGVTAIPLSPFYENPPAGQRLVRLCFAKNEATMDAAIERLRLL; translated from the coding sequence ATGCAACCCACCACCAAGCTGCCCAAGGTCGGTACCACGATCTTCACCGTGATGTCCCAGCTCGCCGCCGAACATGGCGCGGTCAACCTGGGCCAGGGGTTCCCGGATTTTTCGGCGCCGCAGCGCCTGATCGACGAGACCGCCAAGGCGATGGCCGCCGGGCTGAACCAGTACCCGCCGATGACCGGCGTGGCGCCGCTGCGCCAGGCCATCGCACAGAAGGCGCTGGACTGCTACGGCGCGCAGGTCGATGCGGACAGCGAGATCACCGTCACCAGCGGCGGCACCGAGGCCATCTTCAACGCCATCCACGCCGTGGTGCGTGCGGGCGAAGAAGTGATCGTGCTCGACCCGGCGTATGACTGCTACGAACCAGCGATCGACCTGGCTGGCGCCAGGGCCGTGCATGTGTCGCTCGATCCGCAGACGTTCGCGGTCGACTGGGACCGCGTTCGTGCAGCGATCACCCCGCGCACCCGCATGCTGATCGTCAACACCCCGCACAATCCGTCCGGCGCGATGCTGTCGGCGCAGGATATGCAGGCGTTGGCCGAACTGCTGCGTGGCACGCAGATCTACCTGATCTCAGATGAGGTGTACGAACACATCATCTACGACGGGCGCCGCCATGAATCGGCGCTGCGCTACCCGGAACTGCGTGAGCGCGCGTTCGTCATCTCCAGCTTCGGCAAGACCTACCACTGCACCGGCTGGAAGATCGGTTATGCGATCGCCCCGCCGGCGCTGACCGCCGAGTTCCGCAAGGTGCACCAGTACAACACCTTCACCAGCTTCGGCCCGGCGCAGTACGGCTTCGCCGCGATGATCCGCGACGAGCCCGAACACCACCTGGAGCTGGGCGCGTTCTACCAGGCCAAGCGCGACCGCTTCCGCGAGCAGCTGGCAGGCACCCGCCTGAAGGCGCTGCCGGTGCCGGGCGGTTACTTCCAGCTGGTCGACTACTCGGCCATCAGTGACCTGCCGGATCACGAGTTCGTGAAGTGGCTGACCATCGAGAAGGGCGTCACCGCCATCCCGCTGTCGCCGTTCTACGAAAACCCGCCGGCCGGCCAGCGCCTGGTGCGCCTGTGCTTCGCCAAGAATGAAGCGACCATGGACGCGGCGATCGAACGCCTGCGCCTGCTGTGA
- the ccmE gene encoding cytochrome c maturation protein CcmE, whose translation MTPVQRRRLAWVLLALLASGLATALVAMALERNIAYLYTPAEVLRGDVDAQSRFRLGGMVVKGSFNRPVGSLEARFEVTDGDAQLPVTTSRILPDMFAEGTAVVASGRLQDGVFVADEVLAKHDEKYVPKEVADKMGDAHRKHDVPVTAPEVR comes from the coding sequence ATGACCCCGGTACAGCGTCGCCGCCTGGCATGGGTGTTGCTGGCCCTGCTCGCCTCCGGCCTGGCTACCGCACTGGTGGCGATGGCACTGGAGCGCAACATCGCCTACCTGTACACGCCCGCCGAAGTGCTGCGTGGCGATGTCGATGCGCAGTCGCGCTTCCGCCTGGGCGGCATGGTGGTGAAAGGCTCCTTCAATCGCCCGGTCGGCTCGCTGGAGGCGCGCTTTGAAGTGACCGACGGCGATGCACAGCTGCCGGTGACCACCTCGCGGATCCTGCCGGACATGTTTGCCGAAGGCACTGCGGTGGTCGCCAGTGGCCGCCTGCAGGACGGCGTCTTCGTCGCCGATGAAGTGCTGGCCAAACACGATGAGAAGTACGTGCCGAAGGAAGTGGCCGACAAGATGGGCGATGCCCACCGCAAGCACGACGTGCCGGTGACGGCACCCGAGGTGCGCTGA
- a CDS encoding DUF1294 domain-containing protein, translating to MAWRRNLALAAFGALIALMISGMLPLWLGGWCLLASAVSFGLYGHDKRAAQRKQWRIPERTLQLLAFAGGWPGALLGQALFRHKHRKAAFQWVFWLCVLANVASIAVMLREFSR from the coding sequence GTGGCCTGGCGGCGTAACCTCGCACTGGCCGCGTTCGGCGCGTTGATCGCGCTGATGATCAGCGGCATGCTGCCGCTGTGGCTGGGCGGCTGGTGCCTGCTGGCCAGTGCGGTGTCGTTCGGCCTGTACGGCCATGACAAGCGCGCGGCGCAGCGCAAACAATGGCGGATTCCCGAGCGAACCCTGCAGCTGCTGGCCTTTGCCGGTGGTTGGCCGGGTGCACTTCTCGGCCAGGCGCTGTTCCGCCACAAGCACCGCAAGGCCGCATTCCAGTGGGTGTTCTGGCTGTGCGTGCTGGCCAACGTGGCCTCGATCGCGGTGATGCTGCGCGAGTTCTCACGGTAA
- a CDS encoding cytochrome c-type biogenesis protein: MRWLLALLLLMLPLAALAQQPLHDPQPLQFRDDAEERRFHDLAAQLRCVQCQNQSLADSNAQIAQDLRREVLQLMQQGHDDAQIKQFLVARYGEFVLYQPPLQPGTWLLWGGPLLVLGAGALVVLGIVRRRGRTVGAAPAGKADEGDGW, from the coding sequence ATGCGCTGGCTGCTGGCGCTGTTGCTCCTGATGCTGCCGCTGGCCGCGCTGGCCCAGCAGCCGCTGCACGATCCGCAGCCGCTGCAGTTCCGCGATGATGCCGAGGAACGCCGCTTCCATGACCTGGCCGCACAGCTGCGCTGCGTGCAGTGCCAGAACCAGTCGCTGGCCGATTCGAACGCGCAGATCGCGCAGGACCTGCGCCGCGAGGTGCTGCAGCTGATGCAGCAGGGCCACGACGACGCGCAGATCAAGCAGTTCCTGGTCGCCCGCTACGGTGAGTTCGTGCTCTATCAGCCGCCGTTGCAGCCGGGTACCTGGCTGCTATGGGGCGGCCCCCTGCTGGTGCTCGGCGCCGGTGCACTGGTGGTGCTGGGCATTGTCCGCCGACGTGGTCGCACCGTCGGCGCCGCACCGGCCGGCAAGGCCGATGAAGGAGACGGATGGTGA
- the metX gene encoding homoserine O-acetyltransferase MetX has product MTEFIPPGTRFHALPSPFPFKRGGALHGARVAYETWGTLAADASNAILIVTGLSPDAHAAANEANPAPGWWEAMVGPGKPIDTNRWFVVCVNSLGSCKGSTGPASLNPASGEPYRLDFPELSIEDGARAAIEVVRALGIGQLACVVGNSMGGMTALAVLMLHPGIARSHVNISGSAQALPFSIAIRSLQREAIRLDPRWNGGHYDDAEYPESGMRMARKLGVITYRSALEWDGRFGRVRLDSDQADDDPFGLEFQVESYLEGHARRFVRFFDPNCYLYLSRSMDWFDLAEYADGDVLAGLAKIRVEKALAIGANTDILFPVQQQQQVADGLRAGGADAHFIGLESPQGHDAFLVDFERFGPAVRGFLDTL; this is encoded by the coding sequence ATGACCGAATTCATCCCGCCCGGCACCCGCTTCCACGCCCTGCCCTCGCCCTTCCCGTTCAAGCGCGGTGGCGCCCTGCATGGCGCACGGGTGGCCTACGAGACCTGGGGAACGCTGGCGGCTGACGCCAGCAATGCGATCCTGATCGTGACCGGCCTGTCGCCGGATGCGCATGCGGCGGCCAACGAGGCCAATCCGGCACCGGGCTGGTGGGAAGCGATGGTTGGCCCCGGCAAACCCATCGATACCAACCGCTGGTTCGTGGTGTGCGTGAATTCGCTGGGCAGCTGCAAGGGCTCGACCGGCCCCGCTTCGCTCAACCCCGCCAGCGGTGAGCCCTACCGCCTGGACTTCCCCGAGCTGTCGATCGAAGACGGCGCTCGCGCCGCGATCGAAGTCGTGCGTGCGCTGGGCATCGGGCAGCTGGCCTGCGTGGTCGGCAATTCCATGGGCGGCATGACCGCGCTGGCCGTCCTGATGCTGCACCCGGGCATTGCGCGCAGCCACGTCAACATTTCCGGCAGTGCGCAGGCGCTGCCATTCTCGATCGCGATCCGCTCGCTGCAGCGCGAGGCCATCCGTCTCGACCCGCGCTGGAATGGCGGCCACTACGACGATGCCGAGTACCCTGAGTCCGGCATGCGCATGGCGCGCAAGCTGGGCGTGATCACCTATCGCTCGGCCCTGGAGTGGGATGGCCGCTTCGGCCGCGTGCGGCTGGATTCGGACCAGGCCGACGACGATCCGTTCGGCCTCGAATTCCAGGTGGAAAGCTACCTGGAAGGCCATGCACGGCGCTTCGTGCGCTTCTTCGATCCCAACTGCTATCTGTACCTGAGCCGCTCGATGGACTGGTTCGACCTGGCCGAGTATGCCGACGGCGACGTGCTGGCCGGGCTGGCGAAGATCCGGGTGGAGAAGGCGCTGGCGATCGGCGCCAACACCGACATCCTGTTCCCCGTGCAGCAACAGCAACAGGTCGCCGACGGCCTGCGTGCCGGCGGTGCCGATGCGCACTTCATCGGCCTGGAATCGCCGCAGGGCCATGATGCCTTCCTCGTCGATTTCGAGCGTTTCGGCCCGGCCGTGCGCGGCTTCCTCGACACGCTGTAA
- a CDS encoding tetratricopeptide repeat protein, whose amino-acid sequence MVSHWLPVLAGLVAALMAARVMWPLRQQGRRGFVVGVLALGVAGACLYLLVGDPRAAQVQPAPSVATLRDGVQALQDALKRDPQRADGWALLGRSQAELGNVSAAADAFARAAALAPDDPGVLVEAAQARAQADAGKQFDDTAMAWLQQARAQAPDAERASWLLGIALRQRGKNAEAADVWSGLLPRLEPGAAQALQAQIAIAREAAGQAPDAAPAAPPALLQVRVQLPALNDAEWPASTQVFVLARAVGGPPMPVAARKLPLSGFPDTVGLGDGDSPMPTAPLSAHREVEVLARISRTGSANRGEDDLQSVPVKVSLPHQGVVELRFP is encoded by the coding sequence ATGGTGAGCCATTGGCTGCCGGTGCTGGCCGGTCTGGTTGCTGCACTGATGGCAGCGCGGGTGATGTGGCCACTGCGCCAGCAGGGGCGCCGTGGTTTCGTGGTGGGCGTGCTTGCGCTTGGCGTAGCCGGCGCCTGCCTGTATCTGCTGGTCGGTGACCCGCGTGCGGCACAGGTGCAGCCGGCGCCCTCGGTGGCGACATTGCGCGATGGCGTGCAGGCCCTGCAGGACGCACTGAAGCGTGATCCGCAGCGTGCCGATGGCTGGGCATTGCTCGGACGGTCGCAGGCCGAGCTAGGCAATGTCTCAGCCGCGGCGGATGCCTTCGCGAGGGCCGCCGCATTGGCACCGGATGATCCGGGCGTACTGGTGGAAGCCGCGCAGGCGCGCGCGCAGGCGGATGCCGGCAAGCAATTCGATGACACCGCAATGGCATGGTTGCAGCAGGCGCGCGCACAGGCTCCCGATGCAGAGCGCGCCAGCTGGCTTCTGGGCATCGCCCTGCGCCAACGCGGAAAGAATGCCGAGGCCGCTGATGTGTGGAGTGGCCTGCTGCCACGGCTGGAGCCCGGCGCCGCGCAGGCGCTGCAGGCGCAGATCGCCATCGCCCGTGAAGCCGCCGGCCAGGCGCCCGATGCCGCGCCTGCAGCGCCACCGGCGCTGCTGCAGGTGCGCGTGCAGCTGCCTGCGCTGAACGACGCCGAGTGGCCCGCCAGCACCCAGGTGTTCGTACTGGCGCGGGCCGTGGGTGGACCGCCGATGCCGGTGGCCGCACGCAAGCTGCCGCTGAGCGGATTCCCGGACACGGTCGGGCTGGGCGACGGTGACAGCCCGATGCCGACCGCACCGCTGTCGGCCCATCGCGAAGTGGAAGTGCTGGCACGCATCTCGCGCACCGGCAGCGCCAATCGCGGTGAGGACGACCTGCAGAGCGTACCGGTGAAGGTAAGCCTGCCGCACCAGGGCGTGGTGGAGCTGCGGTTCCCGTAG